Genomic window (Accipiter gentilis chromosome 7, bAccGen1.1, whole genome shotgun sequence):
CTTGTCTGAGCTGCACAGCTCTGGGCACTTTACTTCACAGCCTTCTTTTAacatttcctcttccatttcacATCATCAAAGTTCATATTACAGAGAACAAAAGCAGTCATTCCCATGAAAACTCCGCTTCCGCATCTATCCATGACAGACACTTTCTGCATCAGTCGAGTATTCTGCCCATTCTTGTTccaaataaatcagaatttatgGCTCCTGCCATTTCCATTAGTCTGACAAACTTATCAATCTGACATCTTCCCACTTCTTCCAGTGTAAcacaaaaaaaggagagcaaTTTTTTGTGAACATCAGAAATTTGGAAGCATTTAAAAGTCAAGAAGATGGCCTTAAGAAAGCTGGCAATATTGTGGGAAAAATGCCAGGCACCTCTAAATCTCTGGTTCACTTTGTTTTCACCTAGAATTTATTCACAACATGGACAGACTGTTAGTGCATCTCCTGCCAATACCTGGCTACAGTCAAACATGCCTGCAATTTAGGGGCATAGGCTTAATTACACAGCTAAATTAAAGCATCCATTTTCCCTGGCTCTAGAAGAACAGAAAGCATCTGGGCAAAAGATACAGGCTACTGGCTGACACATTTGCTTTCCAAGCAGTAAAACATCTACAGCTTTCCAAAATAACCACTCATGTCACACATAGTATCCGTAACAGCCTCCTTAAGTATGTAATTTGCACTGGGATGACAAGTAAAATGCTTCAGGCTTGTGCACTGACACTTTCAAAATATATAGTCTAATGCTTTCTCTGTGGCACATGCTACCTTTGTGTATACAACCTACAAGCATCCAGTGGCACTAGTTGCAATGAATTCATAGAATTtctcaaaataattcatttctggCACAAGGACCAAAGATCATCAAATTGAATGACCCCAGGGAATGCCCAAAACAGTTACTCTCTATTCACTCTCCCTATTCTGCCTATGGCTGTACCAAGTTTGGTCAGAGGTCCCtctcaaacatttatttttctggaggAAGGGCCCTAGCCTGTTTACTTGTTCTTCAAATGGAAGCCAGCCCATACCTTTGATTATTCACGGTGCCCTTCATATGCCTTTCAATTCTGTACTTTTTTCcagcagaagcagaactgcaCTCAATATTCAAGTGCAGGTGCATGACAGACATGGCATAGCAAGGACACCTGCAATAGTAACACTAATTCCTAAGATCAACTGGCTTTTGATCATGAGTATCAAGATGATACTTAGAAGTGTTTAACTTCAAATTGTTTCTTCTGAAGAGCAAGAAGCACCTTCAGGGCCTACCATCATTTACAGAAAAGTCAAACTGCCCATCTTCCCATAGGACCAGTTCAAGTTTGTCTACACCAAACATCAGCCAGTTTCATGCAGTCTCCCACTACTTCCTCAGCTTTGTTTTTAACCTCAACAGCACCACTTATTGGATGTCAAACCTGTATCCCACCACTTGCTTCTAAGACTCCAGAATTACCATATTTCACAATAACGGGCAGAACCTGTCATGGATAGCATgctaaacttaatttaaaaaatctgcaaaaaggTAAAAACAGCAAGTGACAAAGTTGAATGACAGTCACAAAATTCAATGTCACTAAACACAAGCTCTCACACTGAGGGGTGGAGACATTAGAGGGAATGCACCAAATTATGTAGATGACCTCCCTGAATCAGCCCTTAACACTCAGGAAACCTCTTGGGAGTCACAGCAGACCACTCTTTACATCATCAGCCAAATACTCAGAGGTGTCAAAGACACAGTATCAGAAACCCTATGGGAAGAAGTAGAAGAACAACCAGAGAGATCTTTCTATGCCACGACACAAAGCCACGGTGCTCACGTATCGCCCCATCCTAAAGATTACAAGTAGCCTAGAGAAGGGTAACAGCAAAAAACCAGATATATATGGAATACATTCCATGAGAGGCACTAAACACAGATGGGTCTTCAGCCTCAAAAAAAAGCAGGAATCTAAAGCAGTATAAATATAACTGACAAGTGGACATGGAAAAGTTACTCACTAGTTTCTCAAGTAATGGGAATTAAGGAGATGTATGTAGAAAAATACCAGTTAAACGAGCAGAGGCAAATAAAAACTAAGAGAAGGGAACaccttttccatgtattttttaaataaactatgGAACTCATTATCACAGAATGttacagaggttaaaaaaaaaaagcagatccccaaagggaaaaagcaaattcAGAGTCAATGGCCTCACTGACCTTCTGACACCTTGAGGCACAGGGCCGACACAGAAATAGGGAAGCAAAATGAAAGGGAgaacttacacacacacaaaaaaaccccaacaaaacaaacccaccatgctgcttcttcaaaataaaagaactggaaggagagaagaaaaactaATGGCCAAGATGAACACAACAGAGTGAGCTAAAAAGGAGCAAACCTGAGTTTGGCCAAGTAATCTAGAAAGCTTTGAACTCTGCTGTCTAAACCAGGCTGAACCAAACCAGCACCTACTGACTGCTTGAATGGGAGGTGCATGCACTTGAAACGCCTttgtgaaagactgaaagagttcaCATCTCAAACATTGCAGTGGGGCGAGTTCTGCTTAACGACtaacaaactgaagccccacatgcacaagcccaccagaacCGGACTCCTCAGCTGACTGAatcaatgctggacccaggaccagggaaatctttctcttctctctccctttcccttttccataatccctacacctcatccctttagacataaactgttgatcaagtctgggactaagagccattccagctgcccctaggctcctctctgagaaggagtctagaaaggaAGGGGGTCtgttctgaacctcatgactcaacgggagggctctcctttctgttttcccTGAAGTGATTCCCAggtaagcaaggcctgtagtatatgctTGGTGATGCATGGTTAAtgcatggttagcacatgttacacagttcactgacatagtttcatgccaatttttgttgtgagcataccaatttttgtggtgagcatgccaattcttgttgcaAGCGAATAAAACTGGAGtattgtgagttaaaggatccctggtgtcgtttcaccttaattgtgacctgggaatcagcaaacctgagtcatcgtcctgagaaattgggacatgacagCCTTCTCCTATGCAACAAACGTCAGTGAACTGGCCTTTTGAcatgagaaaaaacatttctaacaGATCTACTACCACTGGTTAAAAGCTAACGAGGACTTTCCCTTTCAGTGTGACTCTGCAGACGTTAACATGCAGCTGGTAATTAATCTATTTCTGCATTAGGATAACCAGACTGCATTCTTAAAACTCTACAGCTGGTTAACAAATCATATTAATGTGGcaaattaacaaaagaaacaaaggctGCCAAAGTCAGCTGAAGCTTGGAGTTCAAGGAAGCAGTTGATAGAATACTTTTGACCAGAAACTAATCAGTTTCTGAAGGAAGTAACACACTTGGTCCAGAAGGTTCCAAATTTGAGGGTTTATGATTCCTCACTTTTGTGCCTCCTCTGCATATCAGGACTTTCTGAGGAACACTCGCAGGAAGAATTCACAAGATTCACAAAGGTGTCAAATCTGGGCTCTCCTCAGTGGCCTCCTATGCAAATGCCAATATTCCTCAGTTTCATTTAACTTGGATATTCCAACTTTTAACACAAGCTGGCCTGACAGCTTTAAAGTATAAAAGACTTACTGACACCCTCTGAATATCCTTCAGAgagtgatttattatttttaaacataatcCTAAAGCAGCTTAATGTGTTTAAAAACGTAACATGTTAGAGTCCTTTCATCCATCATTAAAATGCCAACACACCTGTCACACCTAAAAATTCGAGAACAATCATTAATTTATTCAGGTTTTTTGACAGTTACTTTACCATGAGTTCAGAATCATAAACTTAGCTGCTCATTAACACTTTCCCAGTGGGCTTTATCTCACAAAGTCATGGCGTTCAGTGAGGGATATAGGCAGAAATGCAACTTGCAAATTTGGATACCCCCACTTTCTATAAGTGTGTTTCTTAGTGAGGGTTTGCCTACACTAGGCAATTGTGCTGGTAAGGGAGCTGGCTGGTAACTGAGACCTCCCACCATGACCAGAAGCAAGTCAGCAGGAGCTGTGTCAGCCTGGCACCCAGCCATTCTGCAGAATGATGGGACTCTGGGAGGGGCGGGGCACCCATCTTCTGCCTAAAATCTAACCCCCAAGGTTCCTCTTTTCGTAGTTATCCAAGAAAACTAACCTTTAATCCTCTACTTTGTCACATACTAAACTCAGGAGACAATGCAGACCAATTTCAGAAATGCTCACATCTCCAGATAGATTTAAGCAGCACGTGCCCCTCTGTCTGCCATAACCTTGCCTTTCAGCAAAGGTATTTTTCAGACTACACTTGGATTTGTATCAGAGATCAGACTAGGTATGTACATTTCAAACACTCACCCTGGCACAAGTTTCAACAGTGAAGCATCAAACAGCAGCTTACCACAGCTAAGGTCTCCCCAGCTAGAAACCCACAAGCATCCCAGTTCTGTCAATCCCTCCGGTTCTGCTCTACAGGAAGAGATCTCCTCTTTCTCTAGATACACAGTTTTTTCAAAGGAGCCCACTATGCTGCACTGGGAGCAGTTttggaaagcagacagaaaacaggaaagtattttaaaagctagaatcacagattttttttttaaccctggtCACGTTATCACCCTGCACACGACAGCCAGCTTCTGGTCATCACGAAGAGCCACCTACAGAGAGCTTCTTGTTTGACTTCCCCTCACCATAACCTCAGCACACTCACCTCGCCTGAGtaactgtattttcctttcaggATCTGCCGATATAAGCGCGTGCGGTTGTCATCTTCAAAGGGCATAGTGCCGCTCAGGAGAATGTATGAGATAACACCCAGTGCCCACATGTCCACAGAGTTCGTGTACGGCTTCCTGACCAGGATCTCGGGAGCAATGTACTCTGGGGTCCCACATGTGGTTTTCATCAGGCAGTCATCTCCCTTCTTCCGAGCACTTGCCAGTCCAAAGTCCGTTATCATGATTTTGGAATCTGTTCCTGGATGGTAGTACAACAGATTCTCTGGTTTTAAGTCCCGGTGTGTGATACCCAGCGTATGCAAGTACTTCACACCATCTAACACCATCTGCAGCACACGCGTAGCATCCCTCTCGGTGAAGGAACCTTTAGCAATGATTCTATCAAACAGTTCTCCTCCAGTCGCCAATTCCATCACCATGTACACACGGTCCTGGGTCTCAAACACCTCAATAAGCTGGATGATATTGGTGTGCCGAACCCGCCGTAGCACACTAAGCTCCGACTCACACACTTCTCTCCCCTCCCGGTATTTGGTCTCTATCATCTTGATTGCGTAGGGCTGCTTGGTAGCCTTGTGTTCCACCCGTACAACACGGCTAAAACTCCCTCTCCCAATCAGAGCTTTAATGTCATACTTGGCTGTCACTCTGGGGTCAAATTTGGCACGGTATTTAGCCACTTTGTTCTTGCGGGGTTCGGGCTGGTCCACATGGGCAGGGAGGTGGTTCCCAGGATATGGACTAGTGTGACGCGGAGGTGAGGGAGAGCCAGCTTTGATGACAGTCCCACAGTCATCTTTGATGAAATGCTTGTATATGTCACTGTGGCCTGTGTAAGGTTCAACTTTTTTAACCAGGTCTAGCTGCACATCTTTGGGGGGCTCGGGAAGCACTTTGCTTGTCCCACAGCCCATCACTGAATGGTGTTAATTCCCTATCAAGGCATTTTCCCGGGGCAGCATCAGCAGCAACCACATCCAGGGCAATGCCCACATTTGAACCTTAGGAAAtaatgagaagaaacagagaCAGGAATCAGCATAGCAAagtttcaaacaggaaaaaaatacaagtggTTCACATCTCAATGGAGCCATGCTACCACAAACTAAGAGTGGGGGATCTTCACTGTACTATACTACAGAGCATGCACAGTGTTTCGTTGCTTTCTTCACAAGCTAGTGAAGATAGTGCCTATAAAAACACAGTCATGGTCAGAACACATGTCTGTGGAAATCACACAGTATCTCTTTATTGAACATAGTTTAATGCTCCCAGCTGAGCACTGAATCGCAGAGttgcagaatggctgaggttggaaggaacctctggaggtcatctcctCCAGCCCCAACTgcttaataaaaatcaaattaaggaGAGAGATGAGCACTTTCCTTAATTTTGTTTAATCTGCTCAACTTCATAAGGCAGCAGCCACTCCAAATCTTATAGTTTTGAAATTTCTCACTAGAAACTCCACAAAGTATCTCAGCAACTTGTTCACTTAACAAATCTTCCTAAGATTTTCTTTATATTCAGTTGTACTGGTGTCTTAAACCTCTCACTACTTTGCTCCTGGGGATCAATTAAACTGCACAGGAGGCAGGGAATACAGAGACACACTGGTTTTAAGATGCATTTTACCAATTAACTCACTGCATCCCCTGCAAAAAGGCAGGCCTTACTTAACCAGAGCAGCTTCTAGCTAGCAATTCCCTCACCCTCCAAACCCTAAGAAATCAAGGTGGGCTTTGGCATATTTTAACATCCTCACTCAGCTTTGCTTTCTCTTGCATCTTCATGTACCAAGTGgcacttctggttttccataTGGAGCTGGGTGTAGGCAGCAGAAGTGGTATTTCTACCAGCTTTTCCAGACTAGAGCAAAAGGAGGTCTTGCTCATCATACTGTACACCAGCAGAACCAAATCAGCGGCACTTCAGCAAGCCTTTAGGGGCTGATTAAAACAGCACGACTGGCTGGGAGATGGAGAAACTGCCTGTATGTGCTCTGGCAGTTAGCCAACAGTTTTAAATTTCTACTCTTTGGCTCGGAGCCCATCAATACAGTGCCTGAGCCTTCACAGGCAGCTACAGAAAAGCCGTTAACCTTGAAATGCAATCGTATGCCTTACCATCACCAATCGTATCTTCACTCATTCACCACCTCTCCAAGCAACCATTCAGCACGAACAGCAGAAAGGGAACCCCAGCTGGTCTTCCATCAGGAGAATTACGTGGAGAAACAA
Coding sequences:
- the PSKH1 gene encoding serine/threonine-protein kinase H1, encoding MGCGTSKVLPEPPKDVQLDLVKKVEPYTGHSDIYKHFIKDDCGTVIKAGSPSPPRHTSPYPGNHLPAHVDQPEPRKNKVAKYRAKFDPRVTAKYDIKALIGRGSFSRVVRVEHKATKQPYAIKMIETKYREGREVCESELSVLRRVRHTNIIQLIEVFETQDRVYMVMELATGGELFDRIIAKGSFTERDATRVLQMVLDGVKYLHTLGITHRDLKPENLLYYHPGTDSKIMITDFGLASARKKGDDCLMKTTCGTPEYIAPEILVRKPYTNSVDMWALGVISYILLSGTMPFEDDNRTRLYRQILKGKYSYSGEPWPSVSNLAKDFIDRLLTVDPSDRMTALQALKHPWVVSMAASSSMKNLHRSISQNLLKRASSRCQSTKSAQSTRSSRSTKSNKSRRVRERELRELNLRYQQQYTG